The following coding sequences lie in one Pectobacterium sp. A5351 genomic window:
- a CDS encoding exo-rhamnogalacturonan lyase family protein, whose product MDKMAYSRRRFLRDSTLLALSAPFWTSAHATTPQASAYAGESAPQVSLRWLDGQQPHAFTGVTWGVAWPQGAVRNDSGFQLHDAQQRTYDLQSWPLAHWPDGSIKWSAHALGGTTPPEDGLTLRPIPVKDAPTGSAMVSEHEHGWTVETGRIRYVIPRSGSRLIEEIWRDNRLALTNGRLVLRMQRGAETDSTLTQDTYQGVIDTVTVEQNGPQRTVIALRGTHHAQQQERTSIPFIIRIYSYANTDSLRVIHTLIYDNDDEQLNLKGLGLAFDVPLQGELHDRHVRFVSDQGGLFREAVRGLSGLRRDPGAAVIAAQLAGQATPPIADFSPEVGKRLDYIPAFGSYRLTQHHPDGFQIHKRTAAGQGWLLSATGERAAGVGYLGTPTGGVAFGIRHFWQSYPACLEIEKAHTDAATVTLWLWSPWAEPMDMRFYHDGLVQDTHDKQREGLAITYEDYEPGFGSAVGVARTSELFIDVLPATPDADDLVKRARRMQQPPLLVADAQDLHRAQAFGPLWAPVSSSSATTPARVRLEKQLEAYFDVYQQEVEQRKWYGFWDFGDVMHTYDSDRHVWRYDVGGYAWDNSELSTDLWLWYYFLHSGRAEAFRMAEAMTRHTGEVDVHHLGRFSPLGSRHNVRHWGDSAKQLRISTVANRRFLYYLTADERIGELMDEQVEALRTLGTVLPGRKIGQTSPADPHHVSLSFGTDWGAVAAAWLTAWERHGDPAMRERLLTSMQTIAAQPHGFFTGGSAIDPDTGRIVLAPPNQVEISHLSAVFGLTEICSELVEALPDPAFTRAWLDYCRLYNDPVALSVTVGKTVKKLNLAQGHARLTAFAARRLNDRALAQRAWEEFTAGSGGIAHPTLEQRRLTPPIVLSPINEAVIDSTIDKHSGSTTATNLATNAVAQWGLTAIALLALLDDIPSS is encoded by the coding sequence ATGGACAAGATGGCTTACTCGCGCCGACGCTTCCTGCGCGACAGCACGCTGCTGGCGCTGTCGGCACCGTTCTGGACATCGGCGCACGCCACCACGCCTCAAGCCTCTGCCTACGCAGGCGAATCTGCGCCACAGGTCAGTCTGCGCTGGCTGGACGGGCAGCAGCCCCACGCCTTCACCGGCGTGACCTGGGGCGTAGCCTGGCCACAGGGCGCGGTGCGTAACGACAGCGGCTTCCAACTGCACGATGCGCAGCAGCGGACTTACGACCTGCAAAGCTGGCCGCTGGCTCACTGGCCGGACGGTTCGATTAAATGGTCGGCACACGCGCTGGGCGGCACCACGCCGCCCGAAGACGGGCTAACGCTGCGGCCGATTCCCGTTAAGGACGCGCCGACGGGTTCAGCAATGGTCAGCGAGCATGAGCACGGCTGGACGGTGGAGACGGGCCGCATTCGCTATGTGATTCCACGCTCAGGCTCTCGCCTGATCGAAGAAATCTGGCGGGATAATCGGCTGGCGTTAACCAACGGCAGGCTGGTGTTGCGCATGCAGCGAGGGGCGGAAACGGATAGCACGCTGACGCAGGATACCTATCAGGGTGTGATTGATACGGTCACGGTGGAGCAAAACGGGCCACAGCGGACAGTGATTGCACTACGCGGTACGCATCACGCCCAGCAGCAGGAGCGGACGTCTATCCCCTTTATTATCCGTATCTATAGCTATGCGAACACCGACTCGCTGCGTGTCATACACACCCTGATTTATGACAACGATGACGAACAACTCAACCTGAAAGGGCTGGGGTTAGCGTTTGATGTGCCGCTACAGGGAGAACTGCACGATCGTCACGTCCGTTTCGTTTCCGATCAAGGCGGACTCTTTCGTGAAGCGGTACGCGGCCTGAGTGGGCTACGCCGCGATCCCGGCGCAGCCGTTATCGCGGCACAGTTGGCCGGACAAGCTACACCGCCGATCGCAGATTTTTCGCCGGAGGTCGGAAAAAGGCTGGATTACATTCCCGCGTTTGGCAGCTACCGCCTGACCCAGCACCATCCCGACGGCTTCCAGATACACAAACGCACCGCTGCCGGACAGGGCTGGCTGCTTTCCGCCACGGGTGAACGGGCGGCGGGCGTCGGCTATCTGGGCACGCCAACCGGCGGCGTGGCATTCGGAATACGCCATTTCTGGCAGAGCTACCCGGCCTGTCTGGAAATCGAGAAGGCTCACACTGACGCGGCGACCGTCACGCTCTGGCTGTGGTCACCGTGGGCAGAACCGATGGATATGCGCTTTTATCATGACGGGCTGGTTCAGGATACCCATGACAAACAGCGCGAAGGGCTGGCAATTACCTACGAAGATTACGAACCGGGCTTCGGTTCGGCGGTCGGCGTGGCTCGCACCAGCGAACTGTTTATTGATGTGCTGCCCGCGACGCCCGACGCGGACGATCTGGTGAAGCGGGCGCGACGCATGCAGCAACCGCCACTGCTGGTGGCGGACGCTCAGGACTTGCACCGCGCGCAGGCGTTTGGCCCACTGTGGGCACCCGTCTCTTCTTCCTCTGCCACTACGCCAGCCCGCGTCCGGCTGGAGAAACAACTGGAGGCATATTTCGATGTCTATCAGCAGGAGGTTGAACAGCGGAAATGGTACGGCTTCTGGGATTTCGGCGACGTGATGCACACCTATGACAGCGACCGTCACGTCTGGCGCTACGATGTAGGTGGCTACGCGTGGGATAACTCGGAGCTCAGCACCGATCTGTGGCTCTGGTATTACTTTCTGCACAGCGGGCGCGCCGAGGCATTTCGCATGGCAGAAGCCATGACGCGCCACACGGGCGAAGTGGACGTACACCATTTGGGACGCTTCAGTCCGCTGGGGTCACGACACAATGTCCGCCACTGGGGCGACAGCGCCAAACAGCTGCGTATTTCTACCGTTGCCAACCGTCGTTTCCTTTACTACCTCACTGCCGATGAGCGCATCGGTGAACTGATGGACGAACAGGTCGAGGCGCTGCGTACACTCGGCACCGTCCTGCCCGGCCGCAAGATCGGACAAACATCGCCCGCCGATCCGCATCACGTCAGCTTGAGTTTCGGGACGGACTGGGGCGCGGTAGCCGCCGCCTGGTTAACCGCCTGGGAACGGCACGGCGATCCGGCAATGCGTGAACGCCTGCTCACCAGTATGCAAACCATCGCGGCGCAGCCACACGGTTTTTTCACTGGCGGGTCAGCTATCGATCCCGATACCGGGCGCATCGTGCTGGCTCCGCCGAATCAGGTGGAGATTTCACATCTGAGCGCGGTTTTTGGTCTAACAGAAATCTGTAGTGAGCTGGTCGAAGCGCTGCCCGATCCCGCGTTTACCCGCGCATGGCTCGACTACTGCCGACTGTATAACGACCCCGTCGCGCTAAGCGTGACCGTGGGTAAGACGGTGAAAAAGCTCAATCTGGCTCAGGGACATGCCCGACTGACTGCCTTTGCCGCACGACGGTTGAACGATCGTGCGCTGGCACAGCGCGCCTGGGAAGAATTTACCGCAGGCAGCGGCGGTATCGCCCATCCGACGCTCGAACAGCGGCGCTTAACGCCTCCCATCGTGCTCTCTCCGATCAATGAGGCGGTGATTGATTCCACCATTGATAAACATTCCGGCAGTACCACCGCCACCAATCTGGCGACCAATGCCGTCGCGCAGTGGGGATTAACCGCCATCGCCCTGCTGGCCTTGCTGGATGACATTCCCTCTTCTTAA
- a CDS encoding TonB-dependent receptor codes for MYFKKHQQYLKKHQHKIMSGILMSCVLTLPAIARAADPQIAADNTPRTEATTVAPVQLKRVKVNAQRTPVQPPTTLASVIDGKTLEEERVYRFEELSQLVTGLDVDTVDVMDTTVTIRGIGDGGESGTNIGMPGSVGLFVDGVYLSRPGVISNDLLDIDSTRVLKGAQGAAYGFNTTGGAIDIRTRKPTFTPEYSLEQSFGQRGYLQSKLMASGPLSDHWAGRINLSRTERGGNVTNIENGHKLGGSTNNGVRGQLLYQPNDSFSLRITGDYSDSTQRPVSVLVSATDAFRTRAEQTGLKVVGGRQVAMDDENIIRVAQGGGSVEANWKLKNGYSVNSLSSLRYFRVLPSTADNWNIPLYHDSGADVRDRVWSQSFWLDSPKGNTFDYSLGVDYWGENLDTEANSRYYNDNRVRTWVGNGYQGINVQRFGTLDDTVYSVYGRGTWHAAEKLDVIVGLRQTYEKKEGTFVRKNRATFDSGPLSQTNRLPSGSISLNWFAAPNVTPYVTLGYGEKSGGLNVSSGAARQLGIDSLYVDPEKTRSAELGVKTHWLQRKVEWNTALFWSVVEDFQNNAYDEETDTSYLINAGKFRSRGGETQLTLRPLDGLSISLAGTVLDARYLNFPNARCPAEISAVSCDMSGKRVFKSPTLSYNTRVRYQWDTPNNLQASVSGQWSWRSWAYGTLDDSEYNRIPAYGVLNLSSGLSGKQGDNRWNVSLWVKNALDKDYYRSVRGSSATTGVIGEPRMVGISIGYDFKG; via the coding sequence ATGTATTTTAAAAAACACCAACAGTATTTAAAAAAACACCAGCACAAAATAATGTCGGGCATTTTAATGAGCTGCGTCTTAACGCTTCCTGCAATAGCGCGAGCAGCCGACCCGCAGATCGCCGCGGATAATACTCCCCGTACGGAGGCCACAACCGTCGCCCCCGTTCAACTAAAACGTGTGAAAGTGAACGCCCAGCGTACGCCCGTTCAGCCGCCGACCACGCTGGCATCGGTGATCGATGGCAAAACGCTCGAAGAAGAACGGGTGTATCGCTTTGAAGAACTGTCGCAGCTGGTGACCGGGCTGGATGTCGATACCGTCGATGTGATGGACACCACAGTAACGATTCGTGGGATCGGTGACGGGGGTGAGAGCGGCACCAACATCGGTATGCCGGGCAGCGTCGGGCTATTTGTCGATGGCGTTTACTTGTCCCGCCCCGGCGTCATCTCTAATGATTTACTGGATATCGACAGTACCCGCGTGCTGAAAGGGGCACAGGGCGCAGCCTACGGCTTTAATACTACCGGCGGCGCCATTGATATTCGCACCCGTAAACCCACCTTCACCCCTGAATATTCACTGGAGCAATCTTTCGGGCAGCGCGGCTATCTACAATCCAAACTGATGGCGTCTGGGCCGCTCAGCGACCACTGGGCGGGACGCATCAATCTGTCACGCACCGAACGGGGTGGAAACGTCACGAATATCGAAAACGGTCATAAACTGGGAGGCAGCACCAATAACGGCGTGCGCGGTCAGTTGCTTTATCAACCTAATGACAGCTTTAGCCTTCGCATCACTGGCGATTACAGTGATTCCACGCAGCGTCCGGTTTCGGTGCTGGTGAGCGCAACCGATGCGTTTCGTACTCGGGCGGAACAGACCGGCCTCAAGGTTGTCGGCGGCCGTCAGGTCGCGATGGATGACGAGAATATTATTCGCGTGGCGCAAGGCGGTGGATCGGTAGAGGCCAACTGGAAGCTGAAAAACGGCTATAGCGTTAATTCTCTGTCGTCACTACGCTATTTCCGCGTATTGCCCAGCACGGCGGATAACTGGAACATTCCGCTCTATCACGACAGCGGCGCTGACGTGCGCGATCGCGTCTGGTCACAGAGTTTTTGGTTGGATTCCCCCAAAGGTAATACGTTCGATTATTCACTGGGCGTCGATTACTGGGGAGAGAACCTCGATACCGAGGCAAACAGCCGCTACTACAACGACAACCGCGTGCGGACGTGGGTAGGAAATGGCTATCAGGGCATTAACGTTCAGCGCTTTGGCACGCTGGATGACACCGTTTATTCCGTCTATGGTCGCGGAACCTGGCATGCCGCCGAGAAACTGGATGTCATTGTCGGCCTGCGCCAGACCTATGAGAAAAAAGAAGGGACGTTTGTTCGCAAAAACCGCGCAACCTTTGACTCTGGCCCGCTCTCGCAAACCAACCGCCTGCCCTCTGGCTCCATCAGCCTGAACTGGTTCGCAGCACCGAACGTCACCCCTTACGTCACACTGGGCTATGGGGAAAAATCCGGCGGCCTGAATGTTTCATCCGGGGCAGCAAGGCAGCTCGGAATCGATTCGCTGTACGTCGATCCAGAAAAAACCCGTTCGGCGGAGCTGGGGGTCAAAACCCACTGGTTACAGCGCAAAGTGGAATGGAATACCGCACTGTTCTGGAGCGTTGTCGAAGATTTCCAGAACAACGCCTATGACGAGGAAACGGATACCAGCTACCTGATTAACGCCGGGAAATTCCGCTCACGCGGCGGCGAAACACAGCTGACGCTGCGCCCGCTTGACGGCCTGAGCATCAGCCTGGCTGGTACTGTTCTGGATGCCCGCTACCTGAACTTCCCTAACGCCCGCTGCCCGGCAGAAATCTCCGCCGTCTCGTGCGATATGTCAGGAAAGCGTGTCTTTAAGTCCCCGACGCTGAGCTACAACACACGCGTGCGTTATCAATGGGATACACCAAACAATCTGCAAGCCTCGGTTTCCGGTCAATGGTCATGGCGGAGCTGGGCCTATGGCACGCTTGACGATTCCGAATACAACCGCATTCCAGCGTATGGCGTTCTGAACCTGTCTAGCGGACTGAGCGGTAAGCAAGGCGATAACCGTTGGAACGTCTCACTGTGGGTGAAAAATGCGCTGGATAAAGACTACTACCGCTCCGTCAGAGGCTCCAGCGCCACAACGGGCGTGATTGGCGAACCACGCATGGTCGGGATCTCGATTGGCTACGACTTCAAGGGCTAA
- a CDS encoding ABC transporter substrate-binding protein — protein MTRLGRKWLVTSLLAMGIAWSGIASAITEIRIAAPDIGAGTKPSGGGLLDVIHSQKLLEREFGKDGISVRWTFIKGAGPVINEAFGNHQVDVAYLGDLASIIGRARGLDTRVIAVASRGINHYLAVAKGSGIEKIADLKGKRIGIFRGTAGELSFVSALDSQGLKPSDVKLINLDFAAASAALAAGQIDATWGGSNTLSLRDKGLADIPLSSRDLNGAGQLSGFLLVDEKFAKGNEDILRRLVKVQREAANWASDEKNKDEFIQLLATQSGYPENILRVEWDTLPPLTERLSPELDPTFVEKLKRAVTLAYESRLIRQPFDVDKWLDDSYLKATQ, from the coding sequence ATGACGAGATTAGGACGAAAATGGTTGGTGACCAGCTTATTGGCAATGGGTATAGCCTGGTCAGGCATCGCATCGGCGATCACTGAAATTCGTATTGCCGCGCCAGACATTGGCGCAGGCACAAAACCCAGCGGCGGTGGCCTGCTTGACGTCATTCACAGCCAGAAGTTGCTGGAACGCGAATTTGGCAAAGACGGCATCAGCGTCCGCTGGACGTTTATTAAAGGCGCAGGCCCCGTCATCAATGAAGCGTTTGGCAACCATCAGGTTGACGTGGCCTATCTGGGGGATTTAGCCAGCATTATCGGCCGTGCGCGCGGGCTGGATACACGCGTGATCGCCGTGGCATCACGCGGCATCAATCACTATCTGGCGGTGGCGAAAGGTTCTGGTATTGAGAAAATCGCCGATCTGAAAGGTAAACGCATCGGGATCTTTCGCGGAACAGCCGGTGAGCTTTCGTTCGTCAGCGCGCTTGATTCGCAGGGCCTAAAACCCTCTGACGTGAAGCTGATTAATCTCGACTTCGCAGCGGCCAGCGCGGCGTTAGCGGCCGGACAGATTGATGCAACCTGGGGCGGCAGCAATACACTTTCGCTGCGAGATAAAGGGCTGGCGGACATCCCACTGTCTAGCCGTGACCTGAATGGCGCAGGCCAGCTCAGCGGCTTCCTGCTGGTAGATGAGAAATTTGCCAAAGGCAACGAGGATATTCTGCGCCGCCTGGTCAAAGTGCAACGAGAAGCGGCAAACTGGGCCAGCGATGAGAAAAATAAAGATGAATTTATTCAACTCTTAGCCACCCAGTCAGGCTATCCGGAAAATATATTACGCGTCGAATGGGATACATTGCCGCCATTAACCGAACGTCTTTCACCCGAATTGGATCCAACCTTCGTGGAAAAATTAAAACGCGCCGTCACATTGGCTTATGAATCACGTCTTATTCGACAACCTTTTGATGTCGATAAATGGCTGGATGATTCTTATCTGAAAGCCACACAGTAA
- a CDS encoding energy transducer TonB, whose translation MTELLYAGAVSGSRSYSPEPTPHASRVSGVVQSRVPTLNTTVSSRPERWLAVIATLLLHAAVLALFNAASTPPVTVPARPQPVSVELVAAVAEPELPAEPIEPEAVTPPPEIAPPSVDNPVDDNALLPPAPEKTEPEKKVPEKKPELAPKKVAVKKNPPAPKPQAEAKSAVAPITPAPVTQQAAAQPVDAPLTPPLANADYLHNPAPSYPDVAISRGYEGTVLLNVQVRADGKVQTIRIHQSSGYSSLDEAARNTVLRWSFVPARRGNQPVSGWVVVPVDFSLNS comes from the coding sequence ATGACGGAATTACTCTATGCGGGAGCGGTGTCAGGATCCCGGTCTTATTCACCGGAGCCGACTCCGCACGCCAGCCGGGTGAGCGGCGTCGTGCAGTCGCGCGTACCGACGCTGAATACGACGGTTTCGTCTCGGCCGGAGCGCTGGTTGGCCGTCATCGCGACGCTGCTATTGCACGCGGCGGTGCTGGCGTTGTTCAACGCAGCATCGACGCCGCCGGTTACCGTGCCTGCCCGGCCACAGCCTGTCAGCGTTGAACTGGTTGCGGCGGTGGCGGAGCCCGAGCTGCCAGCAGAACCTATTGAGCCTGAAGCGGTGACGCCGCCGCCGGAGATCGCGCCTCCCTCGGTGGACAACCCCGTCGATGACAACGCGCTGTTGCCGCCAGCGCCTGAGAAAACAGAACCGGAGAAAAAGGTTCCAGAGAAAAAGCCTGAACTGGCACCGAAAAAGGTCGCGGTGAAAAAGAACCCGCCAGCACCGAAACCTCAGGCGGAAGCCAAATCAGCTGTCGCGCCAATCACGCCCGCTCCGGTGACGCAACAGGCCGCCGCGCAACCCGTTGATGCGCCGCTGACGCCGCCGCTGGCGAATGCGGACTATCTGCATAATCCCGCCCCGTCTTATCCCGACGTGGCGATTAGCCGCGGTTATGAAGGCACCGTGCTCCTGAATGTACAGGTACGTGCTGACGGCAAGGTGCAAACCATTCGGATTCATCAATCAAGCGGCTATTCCTCGCTGGACGAGGCGGCCAGAAACACGGTGCTGCGCTGGTCTTTCGTGCCGGCGCGCCGCGGCAATCAGCCGGTTAGCGGCTGGGTGGTGGTGCCTGTCGATTTTTCGCTGAACTCATGA
- a CDS encoding MotA/TolQ/ExbB proton channel family protein — protein MTLGHIELFSAEGAVILLLLLFSLVTWGLGLLKFVQYGRAQRRDRRFRAAFWQQDDVNQTPETSARLPGSLANLALAAVKAPERISGQLALNSHLPDRVERALQQQIQRERRSLESGLAILASIGSTSPFIGLFGTVWGIMAALQDIGLSGSASLDTVAGPIGNALIATGIGIAVAVPAVLIYNYFLRRLKLAVADMDDFAHDVYSVMQANDFHVSAFHPSVESSATAFSVKNLREVV, from the coding sequence ATGACGCTCGGACACATTGAACTCTTTTCTGCGGAAGGCGCAGTGATTCTGTTATTGCTGCTGTTTTCCCTCGTCACCTGGGGGCTGGGATTACTGAAATTCGTCCAATACGGGCGGGCACAGCGGCGCGATCGGCGTTTCCGCGCGGCCTTCTGGCAGCAGGATGACGTTAACCAGACGCCGGAAACCAGCGCCAGACTGCCCGGTTCGCTTGCCAATCTGGCGCTAGCGGCGGTCAAAGCGCCGGAGCGGATTAGCGGACAGCTTGCGCTGAATAGTCATCTTCCCGATCGGGTTGAACGTGCGCTGCAACAGCAGATTCAGCGTGAGCGCCGTTCGCTGGAAAGCGGGCTGGCGATTCTGGCGAGTATCGGCAGTACGTCACCGTTTATCGGCCTGTTTGGCACCGTTTGGGGCATTATGGCGGCGTTACAGGACATTGGGCTATCGGGTTCCGCCAGCCTTGATACCGTCGCGGGGCCGATTGGTAATGCGCTGATTGCCACCGGGATAGGGATCGCGGTCGCAGTGCCTGCGGTGCTGATCTACAACTACTTTTTGCGTCGCCTCAAGCTGGCCGTCGCAGACATGGATGACTTTGCCCATGATGTCTACAGCGTGATGCAGGCGAACGATTTTCATGTCAGCGCGTTTCATCCCAGCGTGGAATCCTCGGCCACCGCTTTCTCCGTGAAGAACCTGAGAGAGGTGGTCTGA
- a CDS encoding ExbD/TolR family protein — MAFTSRNDEDVMSEMNITPLVDVMLVLLVVFIVTAPMLTNAIPIQLPKTSAVAPADRADPVVISIDGEQRVFINKENLAREQLVPRLQQAKTGNADLVVQVQADKDASYGAVAALLADVEQAGITRLSLLTQK, encoded by the coding sequence ATGGCGTTCACCTCGCGTAATGATGAAGACGTCATGAGTGAAATGAATATCACACCACTCGTGGACGTCATGCTGGTGCTGCTGGTGGTGTTTATTGTGACTGCGCCGATGTTGACCAACGCCATTCCGATTCAGCTCCCGAAAACGTCGGCGGTGGCACCCGCTGACCGCGCCGATCCGGTGGTGATTAGTATTGATGGCGAGCAACGCGTGTTCATCAATAAAGAGAATCTGGCGCGCGAACAGCTGGTGCCGCGCCTGCAACAGGCTAAAACGGGTAATGCGGATCTGGTGGTGCAAGTACAGGCGGATAAAGACGCGAGTTACGGCGCAGTCGCCGCGCTGCTGGCCGATGTCGAGCAGGCGGGGATTACCCGTCTTTCCCTGCTGACGCAAAAATAA
- a CDS encoding ABC transporter permease, translating into MMPKYPLRIRSAPDASLTDTALLAGYSALVVSLVVPLLVLVGWWLASRHGWMSEQILPSPLAVIDSARAFIPEELIHQLPISLLRLVIGFSGGIALGLVLGSLFGLNRRLNALFMPLFTVIAQIPTLAWIPLLMLSLGIGEALKLVVLVKSVTVPVTLYTCAGIQQTPQKLHEMARSLRLPPAAFLRYLILPAMLPYVMTGVRLAFSTGWVALIAVELLASSEGLGYLLVQSRQLFMLDLVFVCILIIGILGFAGERVLLTLERRWIHWPAPVLGRDSLSTVLPGLSLTPWLAPLILVALWQVSSTYEWVNAAFLPAPSRVIDALWTGLVQGGLFIDLKASLLRALQGFMLGSAIGVLVGALLGGWRIADRLFNPALSALRCVALFAWLPLITAWFGLGESAKIVFIAVAAFFPVMLATRQGIAQLPPALLEVAQVLRLTPVQTLRTLILPSVSPPLFSGLRLALMHAWTGAIGAEYFMPSGEGLGGMMIRAQQLLESERIMAGVVLIATVAALFSRLITLSERRLTRWRFA; encoded by the coding sequence ATGATGCCCAAATACCCGCTGCGGATACGCTCCGCCCCTGATGCTTCGCTGACGGATACCGCGCTGTTGGCGGGATACTCTGCGTTAGTCGTGTCTCTGGTTGTGCCGCTGCTGGTGCTTGTCGGCTGGTGGCTTGCCAGTCGTCACGGGTGGATGTCTGAACAGATCCTGCCGTCACCGCTGGCGGTGATTGATAGCGCACGGGCTTTTATCCCCGAGGAGCTAATCCACCAGTTGCCCATCAGTCTGCTGCGGCTGGTGATTGGCTTTAGCGGGGGGATCGCGCTGGGTCTGGTGCTGGGTAGCCTGTTTGGTCTGAATCGACGGCTGAATGCGCTGTTTATGCCGCTCTTTACCGTTATCGCGCAAATCCCGACGCTGGCCTGGATTCCGCTGTTGATGCTGTCGCTGGGTATCGGCGAAGCACTGAAACTGGTGGTGCTGGTGAAATCGGTAACGGTGCCAGTGACGCTTTATACCTGTGCGGGTATCCAACAGACGCCACAAAAGCTGCATGAAATGGCGCGTAGCCTGCGTTTGCCACCTGCCGCCTTCCTGCGTTACCTGATTCTGCCTGCGATGCTGCCGTATGTGATGACGGGTGTGCGGCTGGCGTTTTCTACCGGGTGGGTCGCCCTGATTGCGGTCGAACTGTTGGCATCCAGCGAAGGGCTGGGCTATTTGCTGGTACAAAGTCGCCAGTTGTTCATGCTGGATCTGGTATTCGTCTGCATTCTGATCATTGGCATACTGGGGTTTGCCGGAGAACGCGTGCTGCTGACGCTGGAGCGCCGCTGGATTCACTGGCCTGCGCCGGTGCTGGGGCGCGATAGTCTGAGCACGGTATTACCCGGTTTGTCGCTGACGCCCTGGTTAGCCCCGTTGATACTGGTTGCGCTGTGGCAGGTTAGTAGCACCTACGAGTGGGTGAATGCGGCTTTTCTTCCTGCACCGAGTCGCGTGATCGATGCGCTATGGACGGGATTGGTTCAGGGAGGGCTGTTCATCGATCTCAAGGCCAGCCTGCTGCGGGCGCTACAGGGTTTTATGCTAGGGAGTGCGATCGGCGTGCTGGTCGGCGCGTTACTCGGCGGTTGGCGTATTGCTGACAGGCTGTTTAATCCGGCGCTGTCCGCGCTGCGCTGCGTGGCGCTATTTGCCTGGCTGCCGCTGATTACGGCCTGGTTCGGGTTAGGGGAGAGCGCCAAAATCGTGTTTATCGCCGTGGCGGCGTTCTTTCCTGTGATGCTGGCAACCCGTCAGGGGATTGCCCAGCTTCCGCCTGCGCTATTGGAAGTGGCGCAGGTGCTGCGTCTGACGCCCGTGCAGACGCTCCGCACACTGATACTGCCCAGCGTGTCGCCGCCGCTGTTTTCCGGTCTGCGGCTGGCGCTGATGCATGCGTGGACGGGTGCGATTGGCGCAGAGTATTTCATGCCGTCGGGGGAAGGGCTGGGTGGCATGATGATTCGCGCACAGCAGTTGCTTGAATCCGAACGCATCATGGCGGGCGTGGTGCTGATTGCCACCGTCGCCGCACTATTTTCCCGGCTGATTACTTTGTCTGAGCGGCGGTTGACCCGCTGGCGCTTTGCATGA
- a CDS encoding ABC transporter ATP-binding protein, producing the protein MSLHFQHITKHFTVNGAPLTVLQDIDLSLHAGELVAIIGASGCGKSTLLRLAAGIDTAEHGRILIGERPVRGIPDDVSLVFQEPRLFPWLTVTDNIRLGMLNLNLSPAEVTRRIAHSLQMMGLEGFADAWPHQLSGGMAQRVAIARGLVSTPRILLLDEPFGALDALTKQQLQTRLAEIRQQTDLTILLVTHDVEEAVFLADRVVVMSPRPGRISTILPVTLPYPRDRTSSMLLEQRQAVSQALHQADTVEV; encoded by the coding sequence ATGTCCTTACATTTTCAGCACATTACCAAACACTTTACCGTCAACGGTGCACCGCTGACGGTGTTACAGGACATTGATCTTTCGCTGCATGCGGGTGAACTGGTTGCCATCATCGGTGCCAGTGGCTGTGGCAAATCGACGCTGCTGCGTTTGGCGGCTGGGATTGATACGGCCGAACACGGACGCATTCTGATTGGTGAGCGGCCAGTGCGCGGCATTCCCGACGATGTCAGTCTGGTGTTTCAGGAACCACGCCTGTTCCCGTGGCTCACCGTGACGGACAATATCCGCCTCGGTATGCTCAACCTCAACCTTTCTCCTGCTGAAGTGACGCGTCGTATTGCGCACTCTCTTCAGATGATGGGGCTGGAAGGCTTTGCTGATGCGTGGCCGCATCAGCTATCAGGGGGAATGGCGCAGCGTGTCGCGATCGCCCGGGGGCTGGTATCGACGCCGCGCATTCTCCTGTTGGATGAACCTTTCGGTGCGCTGGATGCGCTGACCAAACAGCAGTTGCAGACGCGCTTGGCCGAAATACGTCAGCAAACGGATTTGACGATATTACTGGTGACGCACGATGTGGAAGAGGCGGTTTTTCTGGCGGACAGAGTGGTGGTGATGTCGCCCCGACCCGGTCGGATTAGCACGATTCTGCCTGTGACGTTGCCCTATCCTCGCGACCGCACCAGTTCAATGCTATTGGAACAGCGGCAAGCGGTCAGCCAGGCGTTGCATCAGGCGGATACTGTTGAAGTCTGA